The sequence below is a genomic window from Oscillospiraceae bacterium.
CTCGGCCGTATCCTCCGAATAATCGATCCCGTCCAGATCCGTGTGGGCGTCCAGCCGGTCCCCCGCAAGGTCGGTGACCTCCAGGTACACCCGGCCCTGGTCCCCGTCCGCGATGGCCCGCACCACGCTGATGCGGATGCCCTGGTCGGTGGCGGACACCCCCTCCACCTCCTGGGCGTAGGGCTCGAAGCTGCCCAGGGTGGCGGCCAGCGCCTCCCGCAGCGTGGGGGAGAGGGCCAGGGCCGAGGCCGTCAGGGCCACGCACACCGCCGCCGCGATCAGCGCGCCCCGCCACACCCGGGGCCGCACCCGGCGGCGCCGCTCCGGCAGCTCCTCCACCAGCCCGGCCAGCCGCGCGCCGAAGCCCTCGGGCAGGGGGCAGTCCTCGGTTTTGGCCCGCGCACGCATACGCTCGTCAAAGGCATTCATTCCCCATCCTCCTCTCGCAAAAGCTCCCGCAGCTTACCCCGCGCCCGGCTCAGCCGGGACTTGACCGTGCCCTGGGGGACGTTGAGCAGCCTGGCGATCTCGGCCAGGGGCATGTCCTCGTAGTAGAACAGGGTCACCACGATGCGCTGATCCCGCTCCAGGCGCCCCACCGCGTCCCAAAGGCCCTCGGCCGGGGCCTCCCGCGCGGGGCCCGCCAGGGCCTCCAGGTCGTCGGTGGGGGTCACGCGGCCATTTTTGCGGTACTGCTCATAGGCGCAGTTGACCGCGATCTTCACCAGCCACGCCCGCTCCGCCCCGGTTGTGCGCAGCGTCCCCCAGGCCCGCCAGGCCCGGAGCACCGCCTCGCCCACCGCGTCCTCCGCGTCCGCGTCCCCCGGCAGCACGGCCCGGGCAGCCCGGAACATGGCCGGGCCGCAGGCCGCCACCGCGTCGGCAAAGCGCTCCCGCGCCGTGGCCGCTCTGTTTTCCACCAGCTCCACACGATCACCTCCGCCCTATAGATGCACCCGCGGGGGGAAAGGTTCCCCCACGCGCAAAAAAAGGCCCCCCTATGAGGGGGGCCTTTTCGTCAGTTCTCCTTCACGATGCCGGACACGTCCACGGGCGCGGCGTCGTGCCACAGCCGCTCCAGATCGTAGAACTTCCGGGCCTCCTCCATGAACAGGTGCACCACCACGGAGGAGAAGTCCATCAGAATCCAGGACCCGCCCCGGTGGCCCTCCACGTGGTGGGGGGGCTCGCCCTGCTCCTTCATCACCTTCTCGCACTCGTCGGCCAGGGCCTTGACCTGGGTGGTGGAGGTGGCGGTGCACAGGACAAAGTAGTCGGCCAGGGTGGTCAGGTCGGCGGTCTCCAGCACCTTGATGTCGATGCCCTTTTTACTGTCCAGCGCTTTGACCAGGGTCAGCGCAATTTCTTTCGGCGTCATAGGCAAAGTATCTTCTCCTTTATTATTCATATGCCTCGGGGGGCAGAATCACGTCCCCGTCGCTGGGGGCCGGGGTGGGGGTGGGCTCCGGCGTGGGTTCCGGGGTCGGGGCCGGGGTGGGCTCCGCAGAGGGCGCGGACGGGGTGGGCGTGGGGTTCTCCGCCGGGGGCGCGCTCACCGCCGGGCTCTCGCTGGGAGTGGGACTCTCCCCGGGAGCGGGACTCTCCCCGGGAGCGGGGCTCCCCCCGGGGGCGGGGGTCGTGCCGGCCGGCGGGGCGTCCGTGGGCGCCGGGGACTCGCTCACCACGGGGGACTCGGTGGGCTCCGGCTCGGGCTCCGGCGTGGCCTGGGGCTTGGGGGTGGGCTTTACCGGGGGCTTGGCCGCCTTGCTGTCCTCCACCACGCCGGTGGAGGAGGACAGGCTGCCGTCCTTATTCACGGTCATGATGTCCAGCTGCCCGGCGGTGCGGTCCTCCAGATAGGGGTTGAAGTGCTCGTTGACCACCTTGATAAGCTCGTTGCCGTAGGGCAGCACGTAGGACTGGTAATTCTGGTAGGTGGGGCTCCAGGCCGTGCCGTTGTAGTCCCCCGGCATGGTGATGAAGGTCACGTTGTCCACGTTCAGCCCGCCCTCAATGGCCTCCTTGGCGAAGTAGGCCAGGTTGTTCACCGTCAGATCCGTGTCCACGCACTCGGTGAAGATCCGCGCGTACTTGCCCACGTTGCTGATGATGTTGGAGGCGGTGAGGCACTGCTTGATGACCTCCTTCATGAAGGCCTGCTGGGTCTCGATCCGGCCGATGTCGCCGGTGACGTAGCCGGTGTTGTCGTTGTTCTTGCGGAAGCGGATGACCTGCATGGCCTGCTCGCCGTTCAGGTGCTGCTGGCCCTTGCTGATGTGGATGTGGAGATCCTGGGTGGGGTCGTCGTAGTACATGTTCAGGGGCACGTAGAAGTCCACGCCCCCGATGGCGTCCACCAGCTTGCCGAAGCCGTCCCACTCCACCACCACGTCGAAGTCGGGCTGGAAGCCCACCAGCTGGCTGACCTCCTTGTAGAGGGCCTGGATGCCCTTCTCCCCGCCGCCGTAAACGTTGTACACCGAGTTGATGCGCTTGATCTCCCAGGGTACGTTGACCATGGTGTCCCGGGGGATGCTCATGACCGCCAGTTTCTGGTTGGGAATGTCGTAGGCCACCAGCATGATGGTGTCGGTGTTGCCGCCGCCGCCGGTGTCCCGCCCGATGACCAGGAAGGTGAAGAAGTCCTTCTTGCGCCCGCTCTCCTCGATGGGGATGTCGCTGGGGATCACCCCGCCGCTCTCCACCGGGGGGTCCACCTGGGGCCTGGGCTTGACCTCCGGCTTGACGATAAGCACTTTATAGGCGATAAACAGGGCCACGATAATGGCCGCGATCACCGTCACCGCGATATACAGGCCCAGCAGCACCTTCTGCCTGGCCGTCCGCACCCGCTTGGGCCGCTTGGCCTTGGAGGGCTTGGCCGCTCCCGCCTCCCCGTGTGCGCCGGGGGTCTGGTCCGGCCTGGCCAGCCGGGCCCCGCCTTTTTTGTTCTCTTTCTTATCAGGGCTCATCCGCTATCGTTGTCCTTTCAGCCAGTCCCTGGCCTCCACCGTGTTGTGGTGGACGGGCAGGTTCCGGTCCGCCATCTCCTGTACGCTCATCTCGCAGCCCATCAGCACCGCCTCGTCCAGGTCCCGGTAGGCCGCCTGGCGCAGGCGCTCCACGCCGGGGAAGTCCCGGGTGGGCTCCATATAGTCGGCGATGTAGAGGATCTTCTCCAGCAGCGCCATGTCCGCCTTGGCCGTGGTGTGCCAGTAGATGGCCTCAAAAACCGCGTCGTTGGCGCCGTACACGTCCCGCGCGATCCAGGCTCCGGTCTTGGCGTGGAGAAGTTTCACCGCTTTTTGTTCCAAATCATCCAGTATAATACCATATTTCGCGCATAATTGCAACTGTTCGTCCATCGTATAATATTTGGTACAGTCGTGGAGGATGGCCGCGCGCCGGGCGTTTTCCCCGTCGGCCCCCCAGCGGCGGGCCAGGCGCACCGCCTCCTCCTCGGTCCCGCGCACGTGGGGGATGCGCTTGGCGCGCATCATGGAGTAGGCGCAGGCGCGCAGCTGAGCGTCGTCCAGGTGCTTCAGGCCGCCGGGCACGCCGTACAGGCCGTGGCGCAGGATGTAGCCGTAGACGGAGGGCTCCAGGAATTCCCGCCCCTGCCCCGCGGGGAGCAGGGCGCGCAGGCGGGTGGAGGAAATATCGGTGATTTGGGGCAGCTCCACCACCCGGACGCGGGCGCCGAAGTCCCGCGCCAGCCGCGCGGCCTGGGCGTGCAGCAGGGCGCGCTCGTCCTCCCGCCGGGCGAAGGCGGCCACCCCAGCCTGGGCCATAATCCGCTCCGGCGCGTGCCAGTCCGGCAGGCAGGCGAACATGTCGCCGCCCACCAGGAGCCAGAGCTCGTCCTCCGGGTACTGTGCCCGCAGGCGCTCCAGGGTATCCGCCGTGTAGCTCTTGCCGGGGCGGGCGATCTCCGCGTCGGAGACCTGCGCCCCCTCCCCCAGCCCCAGGCAGTCGGCCATGATCTCCACCATGGCCGAGCGGTGGGCGGGGGCGGGCGTGCCCTCGGGCAGCGCCTTGTGGGGCGGCAGGGCCGCGGGGACAAAGAGCAGCTTATCCAGGCCCAGCGCCGAGGCGGCGTACCGGGCGGAGGCGGCGTGCCCCAGGTGGGGCGGGTTGAAGGTGCCGCCGTAAACGCCGATTTTCATCGCATTCAGCCCCTTATACGGTTTTCTTCCGGTCCTTCACCAGGACAATCTTGTCCTTCTTGTCCTTGTTATGGCTTTGACGGTAGAGCACGAATTTTGTTCCGATCACCTGTACCACCTCGCTGCGGGTGGTGCGGGCCAGGGCCTCCGCCGCCTCCCGGGGGGAAACCATGCTGTTCTCCAGCACCCGGCCCTTGATGAGCTCCCGGGCCTCCAGCGCGTCGTCCGCCTGCTTCACCAGGTTCTCCCCCAGGCCGTCCTTGCCCACGTGGAGGATGGTGTCGATGCTGTTGGCCAGTCCGCGCAGCTGGGCGCGCTGCTTGCTACTTAAGTCCATTCAGATAATTCTCCAATTTCGTATTAAATTCTTTCAGGGCCGCCCCCCGGTGGGAAATTGCGTTCTTCTCCGCCGGGGCCAGCTCTGCAAAGGTCTTTTTCAGGGCGGGCACGAAAAACACGGGGTCGTACCCGAAGCCGTCGGCCCCCTTGGGGGCGTAGGCCAGGGTGCCCTGGCACTCGCCCCGGGCCTCCACCATATCCCCATTGGGGAAGCAGCAGCAGATGCAGGAGACGAATTTGCACCGCCGGTCCAGCATCCCCCGCATATTCTCCAGCAGCAGGCGGTAGCGGCCCACGTCGTCCAGCCCCTCGCCGCCGTACCGGGCGGAGTACACCCCCGGCGCGCCGTTCAGCGCGTCCACGCACAGCCCCGAGTCGTCCGCCACGGCGGGCAGGCCGCTGGC
It includes:
- the rsfS gene encoding ribosomal silencing factor RsfS, encoding MPMTPKEIALTLVKALDSKKGIDIKVLETADLTTLADYFVLCTATSTTQVKALADECEKVMKEQGEPPHHVEGHRGGSWILMDFSSVVVHLFMEEARKFYDLERLWHDAAPVDVSGIVKEN
- a CDS encoding hypothetical protein (frameshifted, insertion at around 2603126), translating into MKLVLASKNAHKLEELRDILGGQGVDVVLESEVGVDVDVEETGTTFEENARLKARAVMEASGLPAVADDSGLCVDALNGAPGVYSARYGGEGLDDVGRYRLLLENMRGMLDRRCKFVSCICCCFPNGDMVEARGECQGTLAYAPKGADGFGYDPVFFVPALKKTFAELAPAEKNAISHRGAALKEFNTKLENYLNGLK
- the yhbY gene encoding ribosome assembly RNA-binding protein YhbY, with the protein product MDLSSKQRAQLRGLANSIDTILHVGKDGLGENLVKQADDALEARELIKGRVLENSMVSPREAAEALARTTRSEVVQVIGTKFVLYRQSHNKDKKDKIVLVKDRKKTV